The following DNA comes from Henckelia pumila isolate YLH828 unplaced genomic scaffold, ASM3356847v2 CTG_461:::fragment_3, whole genome shotgun sequence.
TTTTGTCCAAGACGGCCTTTGAGGAGGTTCAAAGTCATCAGACGGGAGAGACGGTCGATGCGGTGAATGATTTTAAAATCTCGGTTTactatcaaaattaaataattttaaaaaccaggcaaatacaattaatttaaaaaacctagataaaataaaaacaccaAACTCTCTTTTGCATTTACTTTTGATTTTAAGTGTCATCCACCATCAGCCACCGTTGCCTCAAACCGCTTCCAGCCGCCCTCCGCCGTTGTCGCCATAAGCCATCACCTTAATTGTCTTGTTAGTTTGCATATATTTATTTGCactttgtttaaattttattatattgtatGAAGCTTCTTTAtgcataaatattatttagttaCATATATTACATACAAATTTTGACTATTTGTGATTACATTGcatgattatatataattacCTATAAAATAGCTAAAAAATTCAACCGCCTAGGCGGTCGAGGTAGTAGGCAGTCACTGACCGCCCCGCCATTTACAACATTAACTAGAGGTTTATACAAATTGAGCTAGCTCTTGATCTTTTCGTGTTGGctcgaaatttttttgaattcaaGCTGAACTCGATCATATTCGAACTttttcaagttaaatttaaattcaaattattttatttgatagaGTCGTTCaacattaatataatataattatatattaataaatatatttctaCTATTTATTTTCGACCAACAGTTTAAATACCGTGGaaacaatttttaataatttaagtCAAACTCGAACTTGAggcaaaaatttcaaatttttcgaGCTTCGATTGAGACAAATTTTGGGGACCGTCCTAATTAAATCATATGATGCACAATTTTGTCATGCCAAAACGAAGAGACATCAACTGTATAGAGTCGGGAACTTCTACCCTACAGTTACCCCCAACTGTAGGGGAAGATGTGGAACCCACAAAAAAAATGTGGACAAACTAAGACCCTCACCTCACGGTCAGGGTAATATCCCAACCGTATAGTCGAATTCACCGTATAGTCTCTCTTGGGATGTTTTTTTTCGATGTCACTAAATGCCCGATATTCTATACCAAGTACCGATATAACACTGAAAGTGTGTAATCTAAAGTAGTGTTTGGAATTGCTTCTAGgaataaattttgagtttgtCCTAGTAAGAAGCCTAAAAGCAATGTCAAACACTAACTAGGAATTGCATACGATCCAAAGGGCCTTACACATGCAATATATCAGTAGGCGTAGGATGAAAAATGTGGTTGTAACTTGTAAGGGGCCACCTTTCTAAAACATAAAAGCTAAAAGTCGTGgacataaatttaaaaatcaacAATAAATACAATCAGATCACGGATTTGATCAGATAATAACACATGTTAATAAAAGAATAAGGATGACAACGATTTGAGCAACATTAAGGTTGTATGTTTAAGGTTCAGACAATTTTCAGTTGGACTCGAGTATTCGATCGGCCATAGGTCATTCTTGGAGAAGTGAGATGGGACGCAAGTAACagaacaaaagaaaacaagacaGGACATCGATTTTGGCTTAAATGATTTGGAGAATCCCTTGGTACCCATTATTTTCAATAAGATGCGTCTTTCACCTCTAAGTGGTTGTAGATAAACATATAAACATTGTGCTTCCTACTCAAAAAACATGTAAATGAAAAATAGAGCATTACTTGCCGTTAAACTAGAAAGTGGCGAGcgattataaatttataaccaTGCTAAGGTTTGAAGggaataaaaattaaaaccGAGGAATAACCTCCATAAACCAAACCAAGACAGAGCAAGAGTAAACAAATAGGCTCGTTGACATGATAATCATCTATAAAATTCAACCATTCCCGGTCACTAGATACGAGAAAGATCAAGCTACCCAATCACAAGTGTTAGACCAGAGCTTAACCACAAAAGTTTTTAAGAAAAAGCATCAAGCACTTACTTCTTCACAAGCCTATGATGTGGGGCCTTGCTGTAGTTTAATACTGCCGTCCTCAACTGAAATGCAAGAGGAGTGACTGATTAGAGAGCAATATTCATGGATTGGAACAAGAAAACTGCACAAAAATACGGACCTCATTTACAAGATTTGCAGCACCAGAGATATCTTGCTTTTCTTTCTTTAGAAGTTCAAGACGGGCACTGATATTGCACTTCTGCTCCTCAGCCTAcacaacaaaataaataatagatgAAATATTTTAGGGACGACAAATGTTGATCAATGACCATGTAAGAACTGTTAAAGGTGTATGGAAAGGTAATAAATCATTATTAAAACCCCACCAGGCGTTCACATAGGCTCGAGGCTCGTCTAGCCCTTACAACATGACACAAGTCAAGGAGCAAATCTTCCATTGAGTATGCTTCTTAACCATAAATCACTGGCCTTGGTATGCTTAAAAGAATGTACAGGCAATAAAAATCAAGACCCAATGGAAAATAACATTCATTCTTTTTTCGCTTATACATCATTTCTTTTATTATCTTCTAATAATTTGTAAACTACGTATTGTATCATATGTGattatatttgataaaaatatatagattcTAACATATCATCATTATCATTATAATGCTTCACTTCAATAAAAAGGACGTCTTATCTGCTGTGACATAATCTCCGTATACCTATAATCCTCGGCATGCCTTGCGCTTCTAATTGCTAAGTTGAATCCATTCTATATTGAGCAAACTCAAGGTTCTAGAAACAAAGGCCTTGCTTGTTTGTATTCTTCAGAAACAATCCCCCCCAACCCCCCTTTCTTTttccaaaatgtatttttttctcATCTTTAGATCTCCAGCACGGTCATCACTTAAACTTTGAATctcattcaaaaattttagtGGTATTATATCCtaagcaaaaattttaaattttaaaataatccaTCAAACATTTTCAAACATGATTAACATATGAAGCAGTTATTCTATTTTATAAGTTAAAACAGCACTTGCTGTCTTAGTTTCTTGAATCATTTCCCCAAACTCTTCCCCTCCTACTCCCAAAATAAAACCAAACAATCCCTCCATTATTCTTCCTAGAAATCGTGGAAGACTCATCACACATGCATTGGACATCAGTTGCAAAACATTAAAAAAGAAACGACTATCAGGAGCAATCAACTAGTTCTGTTACTTTAAAATAATACAGGAGGTTTAAATGTCGAAAACTTGGCTGACTACCTTTTTCAACATGCCCATCAAATATTGCACTTCGTTCTTCTTTCCTTCTGATAAGCTTTGTACAGTTTCTGCTACATTACTCCTGCAATTTTGTACCCTATAAGACCTCTGGTATTCATATACTATGCAATAAAGCATAGCTGGAAAGTTTAAGATACACATTTCCACTTGATGTCGAGACAAAGCAAATTTGATGATATATCCTAAAGTATAAATTTACTCAGTGCCGTTTCTCATAAGCTCAATATTTGGGGCAAGCGGTttcaacatggtatcagagtTATGATGTGATAGGTTCAAGACCCCTGGAGCGCAAAACCTGATGCCTGATGCTTGATGCCTGACACCTGACTGACTAGCTTGCACGCATTTGCTTTGAATGTTAATTTTAAAGATATATTTCCTGATCTCCAATTTGCATGTGTTATTAACCATCCCTTCTCCTATGAGCTTCAGCTTTGGAAAGAAATGATTTTACATATGTGAATACCTTATGTAATGTAACAGAAGAAACATTTCTTCCACAAATATTTTTGCATAGATCTCTTATTAATTTTCGAAATGGAAATCAAaagttaatttttaaataaagtaCTATTGGAACTCGGAAGCATACTTCGTATAAATCAGAGGATCAAGATTATGCTCATCCACTAGTTCCTCTACATTGTCAAGAACATTTCCCACCTAAAAAATGACAAGCTTAAAAGTCAAAACAAGATGAAGCTTAGACAAAGCAACCCAACCACAAAGTAAATTACGAAACGTGATAATCAATTATCAGACCTCAGGCGTAAAAATGGAAGATACAATTATAATGATCTGAGACAAGCATTTACTGACACAAAATGTAAGAAACAGAAAACCTAATGAAAAGTTGAGGGCATAAAACAATATAAAATGCTTCCACAAGGTTATACCTGTGTCTCAAGCAATATTGACTCAAATTCTTCCTGTGTGATTCGAAAACACGAAGAAGTCACGAAATGAATCAAACCTCTATAGCTTGTAAAAGGGGTATAATAAATAATGCCGAACACATCATCAAGGAACTACCGAATATCTACGAAGAAAAGGGGTATAAAACTTTAGTCAATAGATGAGTTAAAAGCATGACGCACCTCAACATTTTCATGCAAAGATGCGATAACCTGAAAGTTGGGACGAAGCAAAGATGAGACAGAGACAGTTGTAACATGACAACGGGAAACATGATATGAAAAATTGACGGCGGAGAGAAATTGTTTTGTCGAATTTTGTCTCAATATCACCAGGAATCAATTTCACAACCATATCTAAACTAATCACACTAAACCCCATGATATTGAATAATAAAGACATTCTTGATGTAACAAGCAAGATTAAAGCCAGAACATCACCTGGACGAAAAGGCGGTGGAGGCGCTCTTGCTCAGCTGCAGCAAAACTCGGAAAAGCTTTACGAAATTCCTTCAAAATTCCAATAAAAGCAATCGAATAACTAGAAATCAGCACATATCCAAATCATAGGCTAAATTTTTGTGTGCGCACGACTAAAAacatggaaaaaaaataaaaaagaaggaAAATTAAAGCACCTCTTCGGAGCAGGCAGTCAACAAGGAGCGGAGGACGCGTTGAAAAGATCTCTTCAAATTCGAATGCCTAGATCCAGGGATCGATGCGGTGTTCTCCATGTTCGCTGTATTTTTCGAGCACAGAAATGGTGAGAGAGCTGATTTGAAGAGCCCAGATAGGGTGGAGAAGTCGATCAGGCGGGAAAGTTTTTCGTCAGTTGATTTTGGGGGCTAATTGCACATGAAAAAGTCATAAAACATAAAGAAATATTAATACGCTAATGCATCCTccgttttttaaaatgtagcacatttcactTTTAGGTTATAtaaactcgggcacatttaaACTCTCTCATAgaggtttttatgctaattttttttaaaacattggtctaacatgctattaattttacacagaaGGTTTTATgctttttagacttttcacatgggtggtgaatgcaattagcccgtTGATTTTGGTATTGATTGatggttttgatttttttttttcatagaataaaaataaaatataaaacataaaaattattaatgtgATCACAATTTTTTTGCGGAAACATTCTTGTGAGACGATTTCATCCGTGAAACGGGTCAACtttactcatatttataataataagtaatatttttgtcataaaatataatatttcttaatggataactcatataaAAGACTCGTTTCAAAAAAATGATCTTTAAAATCgtctcatatgagtttttgtcccaaaagtattatttttcaaatgccaaaaaaaaaaatattagttatgctatacaaaataattttgtgtagtatttgttaaaatattcaaaattattactttcaaataaaatttttttcattatAAATTACTAGTCAGTCTAATTTATAAAAGTTATTGGAAAGTAAATATTCTTTATTCCCTGTGGTGTGCTATTCTATGTGGTTGACTCtcacattattttattttttttaaacttgcACATTACCACATGTTTTGTTTGAAACATTTGAGTTATAAGAATACTTTTAAGAAACAATTTTAACTCAGATAAAATTTCATGCGAAAAATGTTTATTTACATAGCCAAGTTAACAAAAATACAATTTCCCCGacatttttattgaaaaattgcGAACTTTGGAGTAAGACCTGTATGTCTCTTGCTTCAAAAATTCTAAGCTCAATAATTAAACTTTATGCGATTCAGAAACCACTATAGTCATACTTCTAGTGTACTTGTACATACAGTATGCCCTCCTGCAACCAATACAAAGTACTTACAACTGATTTTCTCACCACCCCACATGAGGTTCAGCCAACTTCTCTTCTGTTTTCCTTGTGATTTCTGCTCATGAATCGTGAGGCATTCCATGAATTACATCCTCATTCTTGGACACGGGGGTGGACGATAAGCGGCATAATTACAGTACGGTCCGCATACATGAGATTTAGGTGGGGGAAACATTTAGCTGAGCAAATCTTTGAATAAATTTGGGTTCTGACCTGAGGGCGTCACACCCATTTGCCTAACAAAGGCATCCTTTTCCAGCGCTGCTTTCAAATTCGGTCCTTTGTTTGTTTGTGGTGTCGATGGAGCACCCGAGCTCCCTCCAAGTCCATTTTTGTCGTTCAAAGACATGTCTGCAAAGAGCGACATGAAATCAGGTGCGGCAGTTGTATTAGCTCCGGAAGCACTCGATGTTGGCTTTTCTGGCATCAAATCAAGAAGACCTTCCAGTTGCTTGAAAGGATCTATAGATGGTGCAGTACTAGGGAAGGATGGTTCTCCCAAGTCCAGCAAGTCTGGAGGTGGTTGAGATGGTTTTACTATAGTAGTGTCAAATGTCGATAATGTATTGGCTGTTCGAGATTTTTCTGCAGGGCGATGCAGGGGCTTTGAAACTTTCGTGCTAGACGAGGACTGTTTGCCATCAGACTTTGATGCACGGCCAAAGAGTGAAGCAGCCAGTTTTTGCTTTTCTGGTGAAATTTCGGGTACCTGTTTCCGTGAATCATAAGAAACAGTACTTGCTTTAGTGTTTGAACTACCAGCTGCAATGGGTTGAATTGCCTCGTTCTGATTCTTGATAATATCAGCGCTCGAAGTAGAAGGCATGGGAGAAGAGTAGGTAGGTCGGCCCCACTTCTTTTGAACCCCATCAAGTCGAAGCTTGAGTTCTGATGAGCTGATGTTTGAGGCAGATGGAACGGATGGAGTAGGTTGCTGGACATCTGCAACATAGGATAGCTCTGGTACTGAAACTTCGGTGGAGGAATCTAGTACTGGAGAAACATTTAGAGATACTGCAGGTTTTGGTCTTTCATAAGCCTCAAATCTAAGAGCGTGAATTGAGGATTCATTATTTTCTTGACTCGTGAAGTGGGTAATGTCTGACATTCCAAAGCGTTCACTTTCGGGGATGTATGGTTGAGCACCATTTTCCAATGCTCGTTGGATATAATCATCAAGGAACGAAAGGTTTTTGTCGATCTGCAAATATTTAGCAAATGGTGTGACCATCCTTGAACTAAAAAGGCAATGGCAGAAAACACCATGTAGCAACAAACTCGCTATCAGTACAACTATTGATGCATGACGAATCACGAGAAAATTTCCATAAAATAAGCACCACAAGTTTGTGTCATTCTCCAATGCTGTTTTAATGTCATTTCGAATGCTTCTTAGTCATTCTTGACGCagctaatttttaaaaaaaattgtgggaGCTTGAGTTACACAATCGAAGCTATTAATTCAATAACATATAGTGGCAGATAAACTTAATATAATGTAGCTAATGCCATGTTGAATTATGATGGGAATGGAGCATGCCGAGAAGATAGCTGCATGTCCCCTCAAAAGGAGAATTTTACATGATGAATAAACCGAGTAAGGACGATGGCAAGTAAATGCAAGTTAGGAAAGCATCAGAAGGCAGAACATCCATACACAAACAAATCACATGAGCCATAAAACCAAAAACAATTTCCGATTGAATatcaatattatattttactGACAAAAAAAGATAGAGCATCAAGCTTCAAGCTTATAAGTTGCAAGTCGCAATAGAGCTAGCTGCCAGTCAAAGAAACTAAAGAAACGAAATGCTAGCAAAGAAAAACATCTGATTAGCACACGCGAACCCCAAATTTTATGCGTTTATCCACTAAATGTCAAGTAGAAAAATAACCATTATCCTATTTTAGAGTAGCTGCAGAAGAATTAAAAGTAAATTGTAAGTCATACCTCAATATCCTCACAAGAAGAATCCTTTGGCATTATCTTCTCAACAGCGTGAGCatcaaaatcagtgatatcttGAAGCTCATAGGCTCGCTGCTGCAGATCTGTTGAGTTGGAAGCTAACATTTCTTCAATCAAAGATTGGCACTGCAGTAAGCAATAAGCCATGAGCCCGTAAAGCCTAGTTTATGTTCGATTATAGTAGAAGTGGTATCAGAAGGAAACATCTCAATCTTCAACAAAAAATTTCCTAGCACAAAAATGTGACCAAAGCGAAGGATTAACCAGTCTCGAGTAAAGGAGAGATATGCAAGGAAAATGTCATACTCAGAAATGAATAGGAATAATTATGCTTGAGCATCTCCATATTCACTCACCTCAACTTCTCTATGTTGGAGAAAAAGAAAGTAAACAATAGGTTAAATCTACGCACACTTACAATTTAGAAGCATTCAACAACATTTCTGCAAGTTCGTTTTCATGATTGACAATCGGTTAAATCCACACATTTACAATTTAGAAACATTCAACAACATTTCTGCAAAGTTCATTTTCATGATTGACAACACAGCTGAACAATGAATATTTTTATGCCTCGTTTTTTCAGGAAAAAGAATTGATTGAACCACTAAACATAAAAGCATAGAAAGTATGCATTTGAGTACAGAATCAAGTGCCAAAGGGATTGCAAAATTACTACCTCTGGCAGTATATCCACTTTTCTACCAGCTGCTATTTCAAACGAATATATCTTCATAAGTGCTGTCACTACGTACGCCTTCACAAAAGCAGGGAAAAAGAAGCTATTACAAGATAAACATGAATATGTTGTCATTGAACATACTCAAAAAATTTGAGATCATATTAATGATATTCAAGAGCACCACATATCTTGGATTGCAACGACTTTATGGAGGCTATGCGAAGGTATTGCTCATTTCTAATTACAAAATTGAGATCTAGTAGAAAATCGACTGCAGATCTCAAAGTATACAAAATAATCTCCGCCAACGTGATAGTTATTCTCTGTTCAATAAACTGCAAACCTAAAGTTTCAGTCATTTTAGTTTTCATCTTCACAAAAAGTTACTACCGTTGCTTTTGAAATATCAATTATTGAACAAAGAGCAGAACAATCAAATGGCATTTGTTGTGAGAACTTCTTGTCAAACTGGTCAGAAGATGGGGAGAAAATCTTCTTGCTGGCAAGAGATTTTAAAGGAGGATATCAGCTTTATTCcgcaacccaaaaaaaaaaaagaaagaaagaaagaggaTGTCAGCTAGCGAAAGGGTCTCCTGGTACAACGGCAATGCCATGGGACCCAATGTTGTCAGATCTCAAATTTAGAAACTGTAAACCAGTCGgtccaaaaaaattaatattaattttaatattaacaaTATAAAAGTATATACTTTGACTGTATCATTGGTGGAATGTGCCTCTGCCACGTCACACAGCTTTCCAGATATATATGTGGCAGAATACTTTCCATCTGCAGTTCCATATTCTCCCAGTACCCAACAAATGACCTGCACAGAGAACATGTGAATGGAAAGCAGAGCTGAAAAACATTCATAAACAGCACCAGAACCagagagaaagagagagagagagaagggGAGACAGGAGTTCCAAAGATAGAAGATTATAAATATAAGGCAACGTGCTAGAGAAGGCATGGGGAGGGGAGAGAACAAAGATAAAAGGGAGAAATTGTGGAAACTTCGATGCCATAGAACGTACTTGAATAAAAGCAGATGGAAGTTTGGGATCTCCCATAATTTGAAGATATGATTCGACCTGAACACATCAGATAGTTTCATTAGAAAGATGAAGTAAGCATAACATCAACAGTCATATAATCCAATCATATGTTAGCAATGCACAGTGCCAACACAGAATATTGCCTCCAGGAAAGAGTTAAGTCTTGCTAACGAAAATATGAAATCAAAATTAGTAAAATTGTGACAGAGATGCTCGACTCTAAAAATGCACGTCATCAAGGTCATCCTAATCATGTCTTCGAGAAAAAACAATTTCCACTAGCTTCTTAATGACATTGTTCATGAGTCAGCAAGCTTACAACACTTGTTTGTGTAGACCCACAAGAGTGCTGGCATGAAACACTTGCTCACAAGTTCTTTGACAATTAAAGTTGAGTTACATTTCAACATTTTGGTGTTGAAACTCAGAAAGGCATTGTTCTTTCCATCAAACGCATGCTGATACGGTAATAATTCCAGAATTGATTAAATAGTTACAAAAGGATTTAAAGCATATAAACATGTGACAAGTTCAAAGGTGTAGAAAAGCTAAAAGGCCAAAGACAC
Coding sequences within:
- the LOC140872234 gene encoding uncharacterized protein, translating into MENTASIPGSRHSNLKRSFQRVLRSLLTACSEEEFRKAFPSFAAAEQERLHRLFVQVIASLHENVEEEFESILLETQVGNVLDNVEELVDEHNLDPLIYTKSNVAETVQSLSEGKKNEVQYLMGMLKKAEEQKCNISARLELLKKEKQDISGAANLVNELRTAVLNYSKAPHHRLVKK
- the LOC140871291 gene encoding AP-4 complex subunit epsilon, with product MGSQGGFGKSKEFLDLIKSIGEARSKAEEDRIVLREIETLKARLGDPNTSKFKLKEYIIRLLYVEMLGHDASFGYIHAVKMTHEENLHLKRTGYLAVTLFLNEDHDLIILIVNTIQKDLKSDNYLVVCAALNAVCRLINEETIPAVLPQVVDLLGHQKEAVRKKAVMALHRFHRRAPGSVSHLVANFRKRLSDNDPGVMGATLYPLFDLIMADVDSFKDMVVSLVNILKQITEHRLPKSYDYHQMPAPFIQIKLLKILAVLGSGDKKASEQMYTILGDIMRKCDSTSNIGNAILYECICSVSSLHPNPKLLEAAADGISKFLKRDSHNLRYLGIDALSQLIKISPEIAEQHQLAVIDCLEDPDDTLKRKTFELLYKMTKSSNVEVIVGRMIDYMISIHDSHYKTEISSRCVEVAEQYAPSNQWFIQTMNKVFEHAGDLVNSKVAHSLMRLIAEGFGEDDATADSQLRSSAVESYLQIMGDPKLPSAFIQVICWVLGEYGTADGKYSATYISGKLCDVAEAHSTNDTVKAYVVTALMKIYSFEIAAGRKVDILPECQSLIEEMLASNSTDLQQRAYELQDITDFDAHAVEKIMPKDSSCEDIEIDKNLSFLDDYIQRALENGAQPYIPESERFGMSDITHFTSQENNESSIHALRFEAYERPKPAVSLNVSPVLDSSTEVSVPELSYVADVQQPTPSVPSASNISSSELKLRLDGVQKKWGRPTYSSPMPSTSSADIIKNQNEAIQPIAAGSSNTKASTVSYDSRKQVPEISPEKQKLAASLFGRASKSDGKQSSSSTKVSKPLHRPAEKSRTANTLSTFDTTIVKPSQPPPDLLDLGEPSFPSTAPSIDPFKQLEGLLDLMPEKPTSSASGANTTAAPDFMSLFADMSLNDKNGLGGSSGAPSTPQTNKGPNLKAALEKDAFVRQMGVTPSGQNPNLFKDLLS